A region of Allocoleopsis franciscana PCC 7113 DNA encodes the following proteins:
- a CDS encoding AAA family ATPase, translating into MIREIKIENYKSIQQLKLRLGRVTVFIGENGCGKSNILEATALASAAANDKLDNEFLASRGIRVTEPQFMRSAFEHSNITQEIKISLEANSQTSLNFSLQNDNQPYSNWFEKNYIHFKHLIGKKTQEYIQKYLEEYINENTQKEQLNLYLKKFLIYSPENLSLRTFEKEGQIQPLGIKGEGLFKLLKILSLDKNQDRIYEIKEKLKLIDWFQDFEMPRGLAEIEKNVQIKDKYLDSDIPYFDQRSSNEGFLFLMFYFALFISDDTPKFFAIDNIDASLNPKLCSQLIKELVKMAEKYDKQAIFTTHNPAVLDGLNLDDDEQRLFVIYRNKLGHTKAKRILKPEPLEGQKPIKLSEAFMKGYIGGLPKGF; encoded by the coding sequence ATGATTAGAGAAATCAAAATAGAGAACTACAAATCAATTCAGCAACTTAAGCTGAGATTGGGACGGGTAACAGTATTTATTGGTGAGAATGGTTGTGGAAAAAGCAATATATTAGAAGCGACCGCTTTAGCTTCAGCAGCAGCTAATGACAAGCTAGATAATGAATTTTTGGCTTCACGAGGAATTAGAGTTACAGAACCTCAGTTTATGCGTTCTGCTTTTGAGCATAGCAATATAACACAAGAGATAAAAATATCGTTGGAAGCTAACTCTCAGACAAGTCTCAATTTCTCATTACAGAATGATAATCAACCCTATTCCAATTGGTTTGAAAAAAATTATATCCATTTCAAGCATTTAATTGGAAAAAAAACGCAAGAATATATTCAAAAATATCTGGAAGAATATATAAACGAGAATACTCAAAAAGAACAGCTTAATCTATATTTAAAAAAATTTCTGATATATTCCCCTGAAAACCTTTCATTACGCACCTTTGAAAAAGAAGGACAAATCCAACCGTTAGGCATTAAAGGAGAAGGTTTATTTAAACTTTTGAAAATTTTAAGCCTAGATAAAAATCAAGATAGAATTTATGAAATCAAAGAAAAGCTTAAGCTTATAGATTGGTTTCAAGATTTCGAGATGCCTCGTGGTTTAGCCGAAATAGAAAAAAATGTCCAAATAAAAGATAAGTATTTAGATTCAGATATACCTTACTTTGACCAAAGAAGTTCTAATGAAGGTTTTCTATTTTTAATGTTCTACTTCGCTCTTTTTATCAGCGATGATACACCTAAGTTTTTTGCTATTGATAACATTGATGCTTCCCTCAATCCAAAGCTATGTAGTCAGTTAATTAAGGAGTTAGTAAAAATGGCAGAAAAGTACGATAAACAAGCTATATTTACAACCCACAATCCAGCAGTTCTGGATGGATTAAATTTAGATGATGATGAGCAAAGACTTTTTGTGATTTACCGAAATAAACTAGGACATACTAAAGCTAAACGGATTTTGAAACCTGAACCTTTGGAAGGGCAAAAACCTATAAAATTATCAGAAGCTTTTATGAAAGGCTATATTGGGGGGCTTCCAAAAGGTTTCTAG
- a CDS encoding Uma2 family endonuclease encodes MTTAAQTLSLEEFLKLPETKPASEFINGEIIQKPMPQGKHSLIQFELCEAINKVGKPQKIALAFPELRCTFGGDSTVPDIAVFRWERIPLDSSGQIANRFETHPDWAIEILSPDQRQTKVLGKLLHCSRHGTELGWLIDPEEVSILVIFPNQRVELLTGATPLPILNKIELELTAEQVFGWLTLG; translated from the coding sequence ATGACTACTGCTGCTCAAACCCTGAGCTTAGAGGAGTTCCTCAAACTCCCAGAAACCAAACCAGCATCAGAATTTATCAATGGGGAAATCATTCAGAAGCCAATGCCTCAAGGTAAACACAGTCTAATTCAGTTTGAATTGTGCGAGGCAATCAATAAAGTTGGTAAACCCCAAAAAATTGCTTTAGCATTCCCAGAACTACGCTGCACTTTTGGGGGTGATTCAACCGTCCCCGATATTGCCGTGTTTCGGTGGGAACGAATCCCCTTAGATTCATCCGGTCAAATTGCGAACCGCTTTGAAACACATCCCGATTGGGCAATAGAAATTCTTTCTCCAGATCAAAGACAAACCAAAGTCCTTGGCAAGCTGCTTCATTGTTCGCGTCACGGCACTGAGCTAGGATGGTTAATCGATCCAGAAGAAGTCAGCATCCTCGTCATCTTTCCCAATCAGCGAGTGGAATTGTTAACAGGAGCTACACCATTGCCAATTCTAAATAAAATTGAGTTAGAACTTACTGCGGAGCAGGTTTTTGGCTGGTTGACGTTGGGTTGA
- a CDS encoding type II toxin-antitoxin system HigB family toxin has translation MHLIAIRHLRADAAQYPDVTKQIEAWYATVNKAEWQNLEDVRKIYRDAEAVGNFTVFNIKGNDYRLIVGIDYESQTVYYKYFLTHAEYDKGKWKNDPYF, from the coding sequence ATGCACTTAATTGCGATTCGCCACCTCCGAGCTGATGCTGCCCAGTACCCGGATGTCACAAAGCAAATCGAGGCATGGTACGCAACCGTCAACAAAGCAGAATGGCAGAACTTGGAGGACGTTCGTAAGATTTACCGAGATGCTGAAGCCGTTGGAAACTTCACCGTCTTCAATATCAAAGGCAATGACTATCGCCTGATTGTCGGTATCGACTACGAAAGCCAAACGGTTTACTACAAATACTTCTTAACTCATGCCGAATACGACAAAGGCAAGTGGAAAAATGACCCTTACTTTTGA
- a CDS encoding helix-turn-helix domain-containing protein — translation MTLTFDQDAYGNLLAEVAPKVIETEEEYDRALAVAERLTFKKNRTPEERTLHKLLVMLIESYEAQNYPMDQSAPHEILQHILEASGTRQADLVGVIGSSGVVSEVVNGKRSISKAQAKALGDYFKVSPTLFI, via the coding sequence ATGACCCTTACTTTTGACCAAGATGCTTATGGCAATCTACTCGCTGAAGTCGCTCCGAAAGTGATTGAGACAGAGGAGGAGTATGATCGCGCCTTGGCAGTGGCAGAGCGGCTAACTTTTAAGAAAAATCGTACTCCAGAGGAGCGGACGTTACACAAATTGCTAGTGATGCTAATTGAATCGTATGAGGCACAGAACTATCCGATGGATCAATCTGCACCTCATGAGATTCTCCAACACATCTTGGAAGCCAGTGGCACTCGTCAAGCTGACTTGGTGGGTGTTATTGGATCGAGCGGTGTGGTGTCCGAAGTTGTGAATGGTAAGCGATCGATTAGTAAGGCACAAGCTAAGGCGCTTGGCGATTATTTCAAGGTGTCGCCGACGCTATTTATCTAA